The Halanaerobium praevalens DSM 2228 genome contains a region encoding:
- a CDS encoding UvrD-helicase domain-containing protein yields MYKIYSGNTGSGKTSKLKAEYENLAAEKGSEKILLFLNSARSVSQFREEIDLKLLGNLNIYTYFGFVNQQLNKHWPAVERKYSGENQLIEPTFMNIETSHFLMSNYVAKYRKDKAYFRSIKARPVQIAVQLIDNLNLAAFNMLNFKELKQRLLSWTKKDEERKKYAEQSIEIMKTFRNFSFNYRLFDYSAAITLFNKYLLADKAYLVKLKNKYDYLLVDDLEKLVPAGQNLVKKLSKNQIKGIFTFNESGGFNRFFGGNPAAAKKLFFENEAQIIQMEKNYTAAEASKGLAGEIKNVVQKRKSNLVQSSLLLEEIDSELRGEMLIKVGKKIISLLEKGVKPDQIAIISPKIDKVLSFSLKQILKQKGYQLSNFNRSKRLIDIPFARALLILYLFYCRRTNIVGVSSLQQALSLLLELDPLRSYLLAEEIAASGMKLIDLDQSGLREKINFQAAEKYDYLKEWLQDKKEDNLEIEVFFQLVFSEVLAPLNPSQEDIFACRQMIESVARFQQAVENFHQEKDDLSERYINMIYEGTLAAETLFKGQEKEAGVILASPYKFLFSPELAGVDYLFLLDISSSDWMQSIAKELVNPYIYTEQWQQENDWDDFLDQKIRLNQLSDFLISLIYKVKKGIYIADSFLNSSGKEQEGPLYRWLDVRGD; encoded by the coding sequence TACAGTGGTAATACTGGTAGTGGGAAAACAAGCAAATTAAAAGCAGAATATGAGAACTTAGCTGCTGAAAAAGGCAGTGAAAAAATATTATTATTTTTAAATTCTGCGCGTTCCGTAAGCCAATTTAGAGAAGAAATAGATTTAAAATTATTAGGTAATTTAAATATCTATACATATTTTGGTTTTGTTAATCAGCAGTTAAATAAACACTGGCCTGCAGTAGAAAGAAAATATAGTGGTGAAAATCAATTAATTGAGCCTACTTTTATGAATATCGAAACTTCTCATTTTTTGATGAGCAATTATGTTGCTAAATACCGTAAAGATAAAGCCTATTTTCGCAGTATTAAGGCCAGACCAGTTCAAATTGCTGTTCAATTAATTGATAATTTAAATCTGGCTGCTTTTAATATGTTAAATTTTAAAGAACTTAAACAGCGTTTACTTAGCTGGACTAAAAAAGATGAAGAAAGAAAAAAATATGCTGAGCAGTCAATAGAAATAATGAAAACCTTTAGAAATTTTTCTTTTAATTACCGTTTATTTGATTATTCAGCTGCAATAACTTTATTTAATAAATATTTATTAGCAGATAAAGCTTATTTAGTTAAATTAAAAAATAAATATGACTATTTATTAGTAGATGATTTAGAAAAACTAGTTCCAGCTGGTCAAAATCTGGTTAAAAAATTAAGCAAAAATCAGATTAAAGGTATTTTTACTTTTAACGAAAGTGGAGGATTTAATCGTTTTTTTGGTGGTAATCCTGCTGCAGCCAAAAAACTTTTTTTTGAGAATGAAGCTCAGATAATACAAATGGAAAAAAATTATACAGCAGCTGAAGCAAGTAAAGGATTAGCTGGAGAAATTAAAAATGTTGTGCAAAAAAGAAAATCTAATTTAGTTCAATCTTCCTTATTATTAGAAGAAATAGATAGTGAGTTAAGGGGAGAAATGCTAATTAAAGTTGGTAAAAAAATTATTTCTTTATTAGAAAAAGGTGTTAAGCCTGATCAGATTGCTATTATCTCACCTAAGATAGATAAAGTTTTGAGTTTTAGTTTAAAACAAATCTTAAAACAAAAAGGCTATCAATTAAGTAATTTTAATCGTTCTAAAAGATTAATAGATATTCCCTTTGCTAGAGCTCTTTTAATTTTATATCTTTTCTATTGTCGGCGGACTAATATTGTTGGAGTGTCTTCTCTCCAACAGGCTTTATCTTTGTTATTAGAGCTTGATCCACTGCGTTCATATCTTTTAGCAGAAGAAATAGCTGCTTCCGGGATGAAATTAATTGATCTTGACCAGAGTGGTTTAAGAGAAAAAATAAATTTTCAAGCAGCTGAAAAATATGATTATTTAAAAGAATGGCTCCAGGATAAAAAGGAAGATAATTTAGAAATCGAAGTTTTTTTTCAACTTGTTTTTAGTGAAGTTTTAGCACCTTTAAATCCTTCTCAAGAAGACATTTTTGCCTGTAGACAAATGATTGAATCAGTTGCTCGTTTTCAGCAGGCAGTGGAAAATTTTCATCAAGAAAAAGATGATTTAAGTGAGCGTTATATTAATATGATTTATGAAGGTACTTTAGCTGCTGAAACATTATTTAAAGGTCAGGAAAAAGAAGCAGGAGTAATTTTAGCTTCACCCTATAAATTTTTATTTTCACCAGAGCTAGCTGGAGTAGATTATTTATTTTTACTTGATATTTCCAGTAGTGATTGGATGCAGAGTATTGCTAAAGAATTAGTGAATCCCTATATTTATACTGAACAATGGCAGCAGGAAAATGATTGGGATGATTTTCTTGATCAAAAAATTAGATTAAATCAATTAAGTGACTTTTTAATTAGTTTAATTTATAAAGTAAAAAAAGGAATTTATATAGCAGATAGTTTTTTAAACAGCAGTGGTAAAGAGCAGGAAGGACCTCTTTATCGTTGGCTTGATGTGAGAGGAGACTAA
- a CDS encoding PD-(D/E)XK nuclease family protein, translating to MAANNLAALYFSQSALSIFNDCRRRFRYRYLDGLYWPAEWGMNEEVKKDLKQGSQFHLLAERYYSQTLGQTVLNSKPLLQSWLNRLRKFSEAKNVVSAEQELRLQVGNLKLLAKYDLLKYNELENKFLIFDWKTDKKSLYQKDIQNSMQSRFYLYLLVEAGYQYFKNNYKLEKMPELIYWNPRYPKQKVQIKYKEAEFEKDKNYFKKLINQILAEKDFALTTDLNKCRFCEYRPICRDKKTETKTIIEEDLDLNLDWEAIEEIEF from the coding sequence ATGGCAGCCAATAATTTGGCAGCACTTTATTTTTCACAATCAGCTCTTTCAATTTTTAACGATTGTCGGCGTCGTTTTCGCTATCGCTATTTAGATGGTCTTTATTGGCCAGCAGAATGGGGAATGAATGAGGAGGTAAAAAAAGATTTAAAACAAGGAAGTCAGTTTCACCTTTTAGCTGAGCGTTATTATAGTCAGACACTTGGTCAAACAGTACTTAATTCAAAGCCACTGCTGCAAAGTTGGCTAAATAGGTTAAGAAAATTTTCGGAAGCTAAAAATGTAGTTTCTGCTGAACAAGAACTTCGCTTGCAAGTAGGGAATTTAAAATTATTAGCTAAATATGATCTTTTAAAATATAATGAATTAGAAAATAAATTTTTAATTTTTGACTGGAAAACAGATAAAAAAAGTCTTTATCAAAAAGATATTCAAAATTCAATGCAGAGTCGTTTTTACTTATATCTATTAGTTGAAGCTGGTTATCAATATTTTAAAAATAATTATAAATTAGAAAAAATGCCAGAGCTTATTTATTGGAATCCTCGTTATCCTAAGCAAAAAGTTCAGATTAAATATAAAGAAGCAGAATTTGAAAAGGATAAAAATTATTTTAAAAAATTGATTAATCAAATTTTAGCTGAAAAAGACTTTGCTTTAACTACTGATTTAAATAAATGTAGATTTTGTGAATATAGACCCATTTGTAGAGATAAAAAGACAGAAACTAAAACAATAATTGAAGAAGATCTAGACTTAAACCTTGATTGGGAAGCAATTGAAGAAATAGAATTTTAA
- a CDS encoding ATP-dependent helicase, which yields MNFKPRPGQKEVLEYRGGQLAVPAVPGAGKTTVLAHLAAELIASELENNQKLLIVTYMNSAVANFRQRIGDFLAAKGLPRSRGYSVKTLHSLALQIIKEKPEARLINQDFELIEAGRRYRWIKDLSRKWAGENGDLLKQFFNLEQNSYKFDKYLKKWKEDDFPAFVASMISYFKLKLLAGEELKNMVKYSNLKAANILTPAAEIFSEYEFRLAQAGLLDFDDLVQQSLKMLKEDPEFAERIGSNYAFVFEDEAQDSNQAQEEMLYLLAGKDNNLVRVGDSNQAITGTFTLSDPDIFRSYCKKEAVKVETMAVSSRSSQDIIDLANYLVDWSQKEFSEREIEPLEKKYIQATAADDPAPNPKVSGYRIGNKAFKDWKTEKKFIARQALRKALEDNKETTAILMPTGWQLEELAREINNLGGEFQLAGSSSKDVFLTELEVVLKFLTSPAASENLKLLFVEIFQKEDLDLVQLLEDLLAEKDNQDLIFPLSGLNRDNFRLEFKKRAAFEPLFKSLVQLQGWLEASMELPPDELVLFLAERLKLSGKKLALAQNLALEFGRLLNENPGWRLDQLTAELPEIRDRIKQFAETLTEMEGFESKPDQVTLSTLHKAKGMEWDTVFIGSLTSSHFQHDNDDYFMGEKFYLNEEIKNPKASARAELEYILNEKKERNVDYKARQKLIAERVRLLYVGLTRARKNLFLSTHLKKGNWDKEPAFMFKALAEFIKKNQKKEVKKGRDINGSQ from the coding sequence ATGAATTTTAAACCTAGACCAGGACAAAAAGAAGTTTTAGAGTATCGCGGCGGCCAGCTTGCAGTACCTGCAGTTCCAGGAGCAGGAAAAACAACTGTATTGGCTCATTTAGCTGCAGAATTAATTGCCTCTGAATTAGAAAATAATCAAAAATTATTAATAGTTACTTATATGAATTCGGCAGTCGCTAATTTTAGACAGCGGATTGGTGATTTTTTGGCAGCTAAAGGATTGCCAAGGAGTCGAGGTTATAGTGTCAAAACTCTACATTCACTTGCTTTACAAATTATTAAGGAAAAACCTGAGGCTAGATTAATTAATCAAGATTTTGAGTTGATTGAGGCTGGCAGGCGTTATCGCTGGATTAAAGATTTATCCCGAAAATGGGCAGGAGAAAATGGAGATCTATTAAAGCAGTTTTTTAATTTGGAGCAAAATAGTTATAAATTCGATAAATATTTAAAAAAATGGAAAGAAGATGATTTTCCTGCTTTTGTAGCTTCTATGATTTCTTATTTTAAGTTAAAACTTTTAGCTGGTGAAGAATTGAAAAATATGGTTAAATATTCTAATTTAAAAGCTGCTAATATTTTAACTCCTGCTGCTGAAATATTTTCGGAATATGAATTTAGGCTGGCCCAGGCTGGATTATTAGACTTTGATGATTTAGTTCAGCAGAGTTTAAAAATGTTAAAAGAAGATCCTGAATTTGCTGAGCGGATTGGTTCAAATTATGCTTTTGTTTTTGAAGATGAAGCCCAAGATTCCAATCAGGCTCAGGAAGAGATGTTATATCTTTTAGCCGGTAAAGACAATAATTTAGTTCGAGTTGGAGATAGTAATCAGGCTATTACAGGGACTTTTACCCTCTCTGATCCTGATATATTTCGCAGTTATTGTAAAAAAGAAGCTGTAAAAGTAGAAACTATGGCAGTTTCGAGCCGCAGCAGCCAAGATATTATTGATTTAGCTAATTATTTAGTTGACTGGAGTCAAAAAGAATTTTCTGAAAGAGAAATTGAACCTTTAGAAAAAAAATATATTCAAGCAACTGCCGCTGATGATCCAGCTCCAAATCCGAAGGTTAGTGGTTATCGAATTGGAAATAAAGCTTTTAAAGATTGGAAAACTGAAAAGAAGTTTATAGCTAGACAGGCTTTACGGAAGGCTTTAGAAGATAATAAGGAAACAACAGCTATCTTAATGCCTACTGGCTGGCAATTAGAAGAGCTGGCCCGAGAAATTAATAATTTAGGGGGAGAATTTCAATTAGCTGGCAGTAGTTCTAAAGATGTTTTTTTAACAGAATTAGAGGTTGTTTTAAAGTTTTTAACATCTCCTGCTGCTTCTGAAAATTTAAAATTACTTTTTGTTGAAATTTTTCAAAAAGAAGATTTAGATTTAGTTCAACTTTTAGAAGACCTTTTAGCAGAAAAAGATAATCAAGATCTTATTTTCCCTTTATCAGGACTTAATCGAGATAATTTTAGACTTGAATTTAAAAAAAGAGCAGCTTTTGAACCATTATTTAAAAGTCTAGTTCAGCTTCAAGGTTGGCTTGAAGCTTCAATGGAATTACCACCAGATGAATTAGTTTTGTTTTTAGCTGAAAGATTAAAATTAAGTGGTAAAAAATTGGCTCTAGCTCAAAATTTAGCTTTAGAATTTGGTAGGCTTTTAAATGAAAATCCGGGCTGGAGATTAGATCAATTAACTGCTGAACTGCCAGAAATTAGAGACAGGATTAAACAATTTGCAGAGACTTTAACTGAAATGGAAGGTTTTGAATCTAAACCAGATCAAGTAACTCTTTCGACTTTGCATAAAGCTAAAGGTATGGAATGGGATACTGTTTTTATTGGCAGCCTAACTTCAAGTCATTTTCAGCATGATAATGATGATTATTTTATGGGAGAAAAATTTTATTTAAATGAAGAAATTAAAAATCCTAAAGCATCTGCCAGAGCTGAACTGGAATATATTTTAAATGAAAAAAAAGAGAGAAATGTAGATTATAAAGCAAGACAAAAACTAATTGCTGAAAGAGTGCGTTTGCTTTATGTAGGTTTGACCAGAGCTCGTAAAAATCTGTTTTTAAGTACTCATTTAAAAAAAGGAAATTGGGATAAAGAGCCAGCTTTTATGTTTAAAGCCTTAGCAGAGTTTATTAAAAAAAATCAAAAAAAAGAAGTAAAAAAGGGGAGGGACATAAATGGCAGCCAATAA